One window from the genome of Candidatus Chlorohelix allophototropha encodes:
- a CDS encoding OmpL47-type beta-barrel domain-containing protein, protein MLKYTITSEVVELAPGQTADVTLTMSNQSEIIDQFALYLQPLSTPEAAGLDPEWLVFNPTNFSLRPGQASRNPSEGEDQQTITIKLSLPEGITAGAYHGQIIIQARSGADNSLLIPFRLVVSKVEKQVFELQPTERISRRGGEVYRVFLANQGNAPALYALYAEDSEDACRYDLAPGEVYLDQNQEAHITLKVRPRERNWAKDPVRHDFVINLDGYTGKLEGNFTQKCALPPVLWLKRRWVMMVAAFVIVFGLLIAGLFFLFSNFTPALAVDCGPSSLRHVNLITNNGNTAIFVSGRAGIDPLSPVRTESANVLPGIFEPLVSVSPDGRRLVYVTARNLAMDDTNLWILDLDTRKPTLLVNIPSGFWPTAPVWSSDGETLVYVKRKKPVKSDTAATTAATTTTTNATTTASTTILGTTPSPSPDAAASDPRRLEMYYISLKAGSKETFLSSPEYFDPTLFYGNEQPVLCWTTTNSSLLIRPKAGEETALKNQQVEISFPEGKVVQRPRPGFNLPTPKIPNITPPKIGANIQPDTGLVANRFIPLFSNSSATPPTNQSNNSCPVVNPFSMNDPRWADVPLRVGITSKVGDYGCAITAAAILLNQYLNQLGTTSIQPDALVDCLRDNTSPLTTTGWAFIGQNCSDMRLQLRGRDNFSWDELDSILQRGPAIVGMLGGPTNNHFLVVTSGSGGDARNYKVVDPWDGSTYKNLQNFLSFGYRPKWLLSYEGQGFFCGGNNTSPETSPLAIETNGIQDGNMYRQDVNFKFDITGKTLTTTLTATVKIRGPRTPPSESSVVNLPEGQQIPFRQDGNYAISIQAKNPASPPVEVNRNIFFTVDTTPPEIKARILTGADPKTNKYSGPVTLQLDATDALSGISSIEYQVDGSPWRSYTSDTTTNSITVKDKGNHVVNYRATDGAGNLSTVGTAPFTIEPPINREAPAAAGIGGNSTNTGGNNNGGVVPTTKAPVTTAPIITTRAITTSVATPTAKATPTVPPTATALPTATPLPTATPLPTIIPTSAVARVTGLLAIDNAQLTFGPGISSLNIKLSNTGTGSLNWTVSPGTSASLLKFGNNSGSLLSGTASILSVSLASTTLPFQAQSTSFQIVSDGGNKTVNVVINPQPLPTAVFSSPITGTVLGLTTPISLTINTNQSTATPDHAVLIATYVTAAGLPAADVTLTAKPSASNSFSINWDTTTIIPQAAIKLRGKFCVSADESICTDIPEIANLNIPLSGSIATPTDASILASSAIISVTATGRANHAKLKIVFQDDLSEVVIPSSPAPNNNWSVTWNTLSIRPERVFNLKGQLCSSVDESVCVNMPDVINLRTRMSATVTPNQNLTSNKVLPATLNVTIGSPTNNIEHVSLYATFGSGTPTLISNSIRGSSWQGSWNTTTITAQSGIILDVKACYDTSESICTPLASFPNLAVQAGPPSIINIISGSGQSAVTGSSFAQPFKIQITDANKNPLPQIGVIFSAPDPLIGPSIFFGPTFTLNSFSATTDIGGFVTTPPFAANNNTGNGYTVNVSVLGTSLTANLLLNNLLPNSTPIQPSAGSGQSTIVQTNFGTSLQATVVDAANLPVQNITVTFTVLSNGAGAIFPSTASTSATAVTNVNGIATAPDLKATCTPGVFSVNAVASGPYIPATYSLTNVPGAPNSIQISAGNNISATVTTAYAPPFAVQIRDACTNNLDGQDVTFTAPSSGASGTFANGTNTTTVKSANGGIATATSFTANTIAGNGYQVSAVVASNSAISTTFTISNVPGPAATITPINGNGQNAKIFTAFPNQLSARVKDSQGNLLINGTVTFTAPSSGASGKFSTTNNNVATAIIDASGVVTAPVFTANGTASLSAYQVSATIGSATNVFSLTNLPGDPNTLVVLAVTGGSGQNATVNTGYTNHLTATLKDAGGNTLDGYNVTFTAPSTGASIVFSSSTYTHAVTSAGGGLVDSGAITANKIAGANFIVLASVDLFPSVTASYTLTNNPGNPAFITIMAGDNQSVKIGTVFTTSLAISITDTFNNPVPSTSVTFTAPSSGASGTFASTSNNAATATTGANGLATASIYTANTVAGNNYAVNAKVTSFPAVNTNFTLSNLKGDPNKLTITGGNGQSAIVGSGFSNNLKATLTDIGNNTLDGYQVTFTAGGVSANAIFTATTNNITVVSSSGGGLVDSGGFKANTTSGSYTVQAVVNGFPAVTVNYNLTNLAGDPANLTISNGNSQSTKIKTVFGTNLEVTVTDSHTNPVSGTVIIFAAPQYSPPTVPSGKFSSSNTYTSTATTNSSGVATASAFTANKTAGSFSVTASVSGFPSVTSVTFNLINNTDNPAALVITNGDGQNTVVNNNFANSLIVRVEDSGQNALSGYTVLFTSTVSTSPGVVFASTSTYTATTLSTTGGIADSGNLKANTTAGTNYTVTATVQGFPSATINFTLTNNPGTPATLATDSGVLLSQSITVNNAYGPLRVLVKDTYGNPVISGYTVNFSAPASGASGIFSGTGTNTTSATTNANGIANPGIFTANSIAGGPFNVQVTVTSYATAAFSFNLTNLPDVPAHITAVDLLSVTQSSIVTNNFTRNMKVVVTDSSNNPISGKSVTFTASSAVSATGTFNSNNLGSVTLSTDSSGVIDPGTFKANSVAGGPYSIVAVVSGFPSIKVTYNFTNLPDVPASMVVHTGVLAIQNVTVNNAYGAMSVIVKDTHGNPVAAGYNVTFTAPAVMFPFPTGAFSSGNSITVQTNASGVADPGTFNANTAAGAFTVTVAVSGAPDLNFSMTNNAGAPATVANDSPTIPASQSVAAGSTFAQPLRVVVRDIYGNGVDGVSVVFTAPAAGASGTFSNTTRTITITSSGGGFADAGNFKANATTGSYNVSVAVSGTPGFNFAMTNS, encoded by the coding sequence ATGCTGAAATATACAATTACAAGTGAAGTTGTTGAGCTTGCGCCCGGTCAAACCGCTGACGTTACCTTAACCATGTCAAATCAAAGTGAGATTATTGACCAGTTTGCGCTATACCTTCAGCCGCTTAGTACCCCAGAAGCAGCCGGGTTAGATCCCGAGTGGCTTGTTTTCAATCCGACAAATTTCTCCTTGCGTCCCGGTCAAGCAAGCCGTAACCCTAGCGAGGGAGAAGACCAGCAAACTATTACCATTAAGTTGAGTTTACCAGAAGGAATCACTGCCGGAGCTTATCATGGTCAAATAATTATTCAAGCCCGCAGCGGTGCGGATAATAGCTTGCTTATCCCCTTCCGATTGGTAGTTTCTAAGGTAGAAAAGCAGGTTTTTGAACTACAACCGACAGAGCGTATTTCTCGGCGCGGAGGTGAAGTTTACCGTGTTTTCCTAGCGAATCAAGGCAACGCCCCTGCTTTGTATGCGCTATATGCAGAAGATAGTGAAGATGCCTGCCGTTATGACCTTGCCCCCGGCGAAGTTTACCTTGACCAAAATCAGGAAGCGCACATCACTCTGAAAGTGCGCCCACGTGAACGCAACTGGGCTAAAGACCCGGTACGTCACGATTTTGTGATTAATCTGGATGGCTATACCGGGAAACTGGAAGGCAATTTTACCCAGAAATGCGCCTTGCCGCCCGTATTATGGCTCAAACGCCGTTGGGTAATGATGGTAGCCGCTTTTGTGATTGTATTCGGCTTATTAATAGCGGGTTTATTTTTCCTCTTTAGCAATTTTACCCCGGCTCTAGCGGTAGATTGCGGACCTTCCTCTCTTAGACATGTAAATCTGATAACCAACAATGGGAATACAGCGATTTTCGTTAGTGGGCGCGCCGGAATAGACCCATTGTCCCCGGTACGAACTGAGAGTGCAAATGTGCTTCCCGGTATATTTGAACCGCTCGTCTCAGTATCGCCGGACGGTAGAAGATTGGTTTATGTGACTGCGCGAAATCTAGCTATGGATGATACTAACCTATGGATATTAGATTTGGATACGCGGAAGCCTACTCTGTTAGTAAACATACCTAGCGGTTTTTGGCCCACTGCGCCGGTCTGGTCTTCCGATGGCGAAACTTTGGTGTATGTTAAGCGGAAAAAACCTGTGAAGAGTGACACAGCAGCCACCACCGCTGCTACCACTACCACCACTAACGCCACAACTACGGCTAGTACGACCATCCTTGGAACTACTCCTAGCCCTTCACCGGATGCCGCAGCCAGTGACCCACGCCGCCTTGAAATGTACTATATTAGTCTTAAAGCTGGTTCTAAAGAAACTTTCCTATCGTCACCTGAGTATTTTGACCCTACCCTTTTTTACGGCAATGAGCAGCCGGTACTTTGTTGGACAACCACTAATAGCAGTCTCTTAATTCGTCCCAAAGCCGGGGAGGAAACCGCTCTTAAAAATCAACAGGTTGAAATCAGCTTTCCAGAAGGGAAAGTGGTACAGAGACCACGACCCGGCTTTAATCTACCGACTCCAAAAATACCAAATATAACGCCTCCAAAAATCGGAGCGAATATCCAACCGGACACAGGTTTAGTGGCAAACCGCTTTATACCGCTATTTTCTAACTCTTCTGCTACACCGCCAACCAATCAGAGCAATAACAGTTGCCCGGTGGTCAATCCTTTTAGTATGAATGACCCAAGATGGGCAGATGTACCGCTCAGGGTTGGGATTACCAGCAAAGTGGGGGATTACGGTTGCGCTATAACCGCTGCGGCAATTCTTCTTAACCAATATTTGAATCAACTAGGCACTACCTCAATTCAACCTGACGCTTTAGTGGACTGTCTAAGAGACAATACCAGCCCTTTAACTACAACCGGTTGGGCATTTATCGGGCAAAATTGTAGCGATATGAGACTACAATTGCGCGGACGTGATAATTTCAGTTGGGATGAGCTTGATTCAATTTTACAACGCGGTCCTGCCATAGTAGGAATGTTAGGTGGTCCAACTAACAATCATTTTCTAGTTGTAACTAGCGGTTCAGGGGGAGATGCGCGCAATTATAAGGTAGTTGACCCATGGGATGGTTCCACTTACAAGAATCTTCAGAATTTTCTCAGTTTCGGTTATCGCCCTAAATGGTTATTATCCTACGAGGGGCAAGGTTTCTTCTGTGGGGGGAATAATACTAGCCCAGAGACTAGCCCACTTGCCATTGAAACCAATGGCATCCAAGATGGTAATATGTATCGGCAGGATGTGAATTTCAAGTTCGATATTACCGGGAAAACACTAACAACCACCCTCACTGCGACTGTCAAAATCCGAGGTCCTAGAACCCCACCTAGCGAAAGTTCGGTAGTAAATCTACCCGAAGGTCAGCAAATACCTTTCCGGCAAGATGGTAATTATGCGATTTCGATTCAGGCTAAAAACCCGGCAAGCCCACCTGTTGAAGTAAATCGTAATATTTTCTTTACGGTTGATACCACACCGCCAGAAATTAAAGCTAGGATTCTTACAGGGGCTGATCCAAAAACCAACAAATATTCCGGTCCGGTAACCCTACAACTGGATGCTACAGATGCTTTAAGCGGCATTTCCTCTATTGAATATCAGGTCGATGGTAGTCCTTGGCGTTCTTATACCAGCGACACTACCACAAACTCTATTACCGTCAAAGACAAAGGCAATCACGTTGTTAACTATCGCGCTACTGACGGAGCAGGAAATCTATCTACGGTAGGCACTGCCCCTTTTACAATTGAACCACCAATAAACCGGGAAGCGCCCGCCGCAGCCGGGATCGGGGGCAACTCAACCAATACAGGTGGAAATAATAACGGAGGTGTTGTCCCGACTACTAAAGCTCCCGTAACTACTGCACCGATAATTACAACTCGTGCCATTACTACTAGTGTTGCGACGCCTACAGCTAAAGCCACACCAACTGTGCCACCAACCGCAACCGCGCTACCCACCGCAACGCCGTTACCCACTGCAACGCCATTGCCAACTATAATACCTACTTCCGCAGTTGCCAGAGTTACCGGGTTATTGGCAATTGATAATGCTCAGTTAACCTTTGGACCGGGCATCTCCTCGTTAAATATCAAACTCAGTAACACCGGCACAGGTTCGTTAAACTGGACAGTCTCTCCGGGAACTAGCGCGAGCCTTCTCAAGTTTGGTAACAACAGCGGTTCATTACTATCTGGCACAGCTTCGATTTTAAGCGTGAGTCTGGCTTCAACTACTTTACCCTTCCAAGCGCAAAGTACCAGTTTCCAGATCGTTTCTGACGGTGGCAATAAAACCGTAAATGTAGTTATTAATCCGCAACCATTGCCAACCGCAGTATTTTCTTCACCGATTACCGGAACAGTGCTTGGTCTAACTACGCCTATAAGTTTGACGATTAATACCAATCAAAGCACTGCTACACCAGATCACGCAGTTTTAATAGCTACCTATGTAACGGCTGCCGGTTTACCTGCGGCGGATGTAACTTTAACTGCCAAACCTTCTGCCAGCAATAGCTTTAGTATCAATTGGGATACAACTACAATAATCCCTCAAGCAGCTATCAAGTTGCGGGGTAAATTTTGCGTAAGCGCCGATGAATCAATCTGTACAGACATTCCAGAGATAGCAAACCTTAATATTCCACTGAGTGGTTCTATTGCTACACCTACTGATGCCAGTATTTTAGCCAGTTCCGCAATAATCTCGGTTACTGCCACTGGTAGAGCTAACCATGCCAAGCTTAAAATAGTTTTCCAGGATGATCTTTCAGAGGTAGTTATACCATCATCACCCGCACCAAATAACAATTGGTCGGTTACTTGGAATACGTTGTCGATTAGACCAGAGCGGGTTTTTAATCTCAAAGGGCAATTATGCAGCAGCGTGGACGAAAGCGTCTGTGTGAATATGCCGGATGTCATTAACCTGCGTACTCGCATGAGCGCAACCGTTACACCCAACCAGAATCTCACCAGCAACAAGGTTTTGCCTGCTACCTTAAATGTTACTATCGGTAGTCCGACAAATAATATCGAGCATGTTTCGTTATATGCAACTTTTGGTTCTGGTACGCCAACCCTGATTTCCAATAGCATCCGTGGTTCTAGCTGGCAAGGAAGTTGGAATACAACTACCATTACGGCACAATCAGGCATTATATTGGATGTGAAAGCCTGTTATGATACTTCCGAAAGTATCTGTACTCCGTTGGCATCCTTCCCGAATCTAGCGGTACAAGCCGGACCACCTAGTATAATCAATATAATATCCGGCTCAGGACAAAGTGCGGTCACGGGTAGTTCTTTTGCGCAACCTTTCAAAATTCAGATTACTGATGCAAATAAAAACCCTTTACCACAGATTGGCGTAATTTTTAGCGCACCCGACCCGTTAATTGGTCCAAGCATTTTCTTTGGACCCACCTTTACATTAAACAGTTTTAGCGCTACTACCGACATAGGGGGCTTTGTTACAACCCCTCCATTTGCAGCTAATAACAATACGGGTAATGGATATACAGTTAATGTAAGTGTTTTAGGCACGAGTCTCACTGCTAATTTGTTACTGAACAATCTGTTACCTAACTCAACCCCGATACAACCAAGCGCGGGTTCAGGGCAATCAACTATTGTACAAACCAACTTTGGCACTTCTCTCCAAGCAACGGTAGTTGATGCAGCAAACTTACCCGTACAAAATATAACTGTGACATTTACGGTGCTATCAAACGGGGCAGGGGCGATATTTCCTTCTACCGCCAGCACAAGTGCAACCGCTGTTACCAATGTAAACGGGATAGCGACTGCTCCTGATCTTAAAGCTACATGCACTCCCGGCGTATTCTCAGTAAATGCTGTTGCCAGCGGTCCGTATATACCCGCAACTTATAGCCTGACTAATGTGCCCGGCGCACCGAACAGCATTCAAATTAGCGCAGGCAACAATATTAGCGCTACTGTAACCACCGCTTATGCACCTCCATTTGCGGTGCAGATTCGAGATGCCTGCACTAATAATCTCGACGGTCAGGATGTAACCTTTACTGCGCCTTCAAGCGGAGCAAGCGGCACTTTTGCCAACGGCACCAATACTACAACCGTAAAAAGCGCGAACGGTGGTATTGCCACCGCCACAAGTTTTACCGCCAACACTATTGCCGGAAATGGTTATCAAGTTTCGGCGGTAGTAGCCAGCAATTCTGCCATTTCAACTACTTTTACCATCAGTAATGTTCCCGGACCCGCAGCAACTATCACCCCGATAAACGGTAATGGGCAAAATGCCAAGATATTTACCGCTTTCCCTAACCAATTATCTGCCAGAGTAAAAGATTCACAGGGTAATTTGCTGATAAACGGTACTGTAACATTTACTGCACCGAGCAGTGGCGCAAGCGGAAAATTTTCCACTACCAATAATAATGTTGCCACCGCTATAATTGATGCCAGTGGAGTGGTTACTGCTCCTGTATTCACAGCAAATGGCACTGCCAGCCTCAGCGCATATCAGGTTAGTGCAACTATTGGAAGCGCTACCAATGTATTTAGCCTGACTAACTTGCCCGGTGATCCGAATACGCTGGTTGTTCTGGCTGTAACCGGGGGTAGCGGACAGAACGCCACCGTCAATACGGGCTACACTAACCACTTAACCGCAACTTTAAAAGATGCAGGCGGTAATACTCTCGATGGGTACAACGTTACCTTTACCGCCCCTAGCACTGGCGCGAGTATAGTTTTCAGTTCCAGTACTTATACACATGCTGTGACAAGCGCCGGAGGTGGACTGGTAGACTCTGGGGCTATAACTGCGAACAAAATTGCCGGTGCTAACTTTATTGTCCTAGCTTCGGTCGACTTGTTCCCAAGCGTGACTGCATCCTACACCCTCACAAATAATCCCGGAAACCCGGCGTTTATAACCATAATGGCGGGAGATAACCAGAGCGTTAAGATAGGCACAGTCTTTACCACCAGCCTAGCCATATCTATTACCGATACTTTTAATAACCCGGTTCCAAGCACAAGTGTAACCTTTACTGCGCCTTCAAGCGGAGCAAGCGGTACATTCGCAAGCACCAGTAACAATGCCGCTACCGCTACAACCGGAGCTAATGGGTTGGCGACCGCATCGATATATACAGCCAACACTGTCGCGGGCAATAACTATGCAGTAAATGCTAAAGTGACGAGTTTCCCGGCTGTAAACACGAATTTCACTTTAAGTAATTTGAAAGGTGACCCTAATAAATTAACCATTACGGGCGGTAACGGGCAAAGCGCAATTGTAGGTAGCGGATTCAGCAATAATCTCAAAGCCACCTTGACCGACATAGGAAATAACACCCTCGATGGTTATCAAGTTACCTTTACCGCCGGTGGGGTTAGTGCTAATGCGATCTTTACCGCCACTACCAACAACATTACGGTTGTTAGCAGCAGTGGAGGGGGTTTAGTAGATTCCGGTGGGTTCAAAGCAAATACCACTTCTGGAAGTTATACTGTCCAAGCGGTAGTAAACGGTTTCCCGGCAGTTACAGTTAATTATAATCTGACCAATCTAGCCGGAGACCCTGCCAATCTGACGATAAGTAATGGCAATTCCCAAAGTACCAAGATTAAAACCGTTTTCGGTACTAACCTAGAAGTTACCGTGACCGATTCGCATACTAACCCAGTAAGCGGTACTGTGATAATCTTTGCTGCGCCACAGTATAGCCCACCAACTGTTCCTAGCGGGAAATTCTCCAGCAGTAATACCTATACTTCAACGGCAACTACTAATTCGAGTGGGGTAGCCACCGCATCAGCTTTCACTGCCAATAAAACGGCAGGTAGTTTCTCTGTAACTGCCAGCGTTAGCGGTTTCCCATCTGTAACATCGGTCACTTTCAACCTTATTAACAACACCGATAATCCAGCGGCACTTGTTATAACAAACGGTGATGGGCAAAACACTGTCGTCAATAATAACTTTGCCAATAGCCTGATAGTTCGTGTGGAGGATTCCGGACAAAACGCCTTGAGTGGTTATACTGTCTTATTTACTTCAACCGTTTCCACCAGTCCGGGGGTAGTATTCGCCAGTACCAGTACCTATACTGCTACGACGCTATCGACAACGGGTGGCATAGCAGATTCCGGTAACTTAAAAGCAAATACCACAGCCGGAACAAATTATACGGTAACCGCAACGGTGCAAGGTTTTCCATCGGCAACAATCAATTTCACACTAACCAATAATCCGGGTACGCCTGCTACGTTGGCAACCGACTCAGGCGTATTATTATCCCAATCTATTACCGTTAACAATGCTTATGGGCCGTTAAGAGTGTTGGTAAAAGATACCTATGGCAACCCGGTTATTTCAGGATACACTGTTAATTTCAGTGCGCCCGCCAGTGGAGCAAGCGGTATTTTCAGTGGCACCGGAACAAATACTACTTCTGCCACCACAAATGCTAATGGAATCGCAAATCCGGGCATTTTTACCGCAAACAGCATAGCAGGTGGACCATTTAATGTTCAGGTAACAGTAACAAGCTATGCTACTGCCGCTTTCAGCTTCAATTTGACTAACCTACCGGATGTTCCTGCCCATATTACGGCAGTTGATTTGTTATCGGTAACCCAATCTAGCATAGTTACTAACAACTTCACCCGCAATATGAAAGTTGTAGTAACCGACTCGTCCAATAACCCAATATCAGGCAAGAGTGTGACCTTTACCGCATCATCAGCAGTAAGCGCAACCGGTACATTCAATAGCAATAATTTAGGTTCAGTTACACTTAGTACCGATAGTAGCGGGGTTATAGATCCGGGAACTTTTAAGGCTAATAGCGTAGCGGGGGGTCCTTATAGTATTGTTGCAGTAGTTAGCGGATTTCCTTCAATTAAAGTGACCTATAATTTCACAAACCTGCCGGATGTTCCCGCCAGTATGGTTGTTCATACAGGAGTATTAGCCATACAAAATGTAACCGTAAATAATGCTTACGGCGCAATGAGTGTTATAGTTAAAGACACTCATGGCAATCCTGTAGCGGCTGGTTACAACGTCACTTTCACAGCGCCGGCGGTTATGTTCCCATTTCCAACCGGAGCTTTTTCTTCCGGTAACTCTATTACTGTGCAAACCAATGCCAGCGGAGTGGCAGACCCCGGCACATTTAATGCCAATACCGCAGCAGGCGCATTTACAGTTACAGTAGCGGTTAGTGGTGCTCCCGACTTGAATTTCTCAA
- a CDS encoding BTAD domain-containing putative transcriptional regulator, which translates to MALSRYDITPNWSEQTAVAPLLRVYFFGRFEVQQDERIIESHQWRNGKARSLFKIILSRRGYQISRQEAIELLWPELDQDRASNNLNQAVYSLRRTLEPELKGAFASLYLRTEGNKIQLYPAMVNWIDTDEFTKLLRQAHLSNDLRLYEQAVALYRGDYLLEDLYEDWSVARREALRHELTEILMQMASHYYAQGQIEKCRECFHRVLECDFSHEAALQKLMLTLIETGKREEALVYYRNFAQRLKNRLNIEPLPETKQLYQKISSGQLASSPTQVKAPISENENHRNNNYINTATTVTKKDFALIPFNGKGAAVPKPTIGRNNVLEIWDRRLGEAIAGNGSLTLLWGEAGIGKTHLAQHMSFLANEAGFEPLYTICHPDQTDTPYYAVFDMLEQALSRLEPSVLEECLNNCSPELFRFLPSLSHLSESNVAEPNSQAIFAAIAHLLGWLQHKRKMVLIIENIQHMPSASLRLLRSLMSHHNLKSLLVVVTLRPIANELAQPELVRLLDWAGETPDSIFKLERFEAGELLRLITLYAGQYVWNEVLDEVGRLSQGNPRLTLDLISAWRDDGILLVEDSTLKLNQTQKRILPDKVISYVKRIVNVLRPEAQILLGLAALIGYNFKFEVLRQIILNRSDGAGWWIGLDKTKLGSALLELTGCKLIEEQGMEYKFAYPLLVETMLSTFSQGQSGCWKEVIDWAISQTQS; encoded by the coding sequence ATGGCCTTATCCAGATATGATATAACCCCAAATTGGAGTGAACAAACTGCGGTAGCACCATTGTTGCGGGTATATTTTTTCGGGAGATTTGAGGTACAGCAAGACGAGCGAATCATTGAAAGTCACCAATGGCGCAATGGAAAAGCCCGCAGCCTTTTCAAAATAATACTTTCGCGCCGGGGCTATCAGATTAGTCGCCAAGAAGCAATTGAACTCCTCTGGCCCGAACTTGACCAAGACCGCGCTTCCAACAATCTGAATCAGGCGGTTTATAGTTTGCGCCGTACCCTTGAACCGGAATTAAAAGGCGCTTTTGCTTCGCTCTACTTACGCACCGAAGGAAACAAAATCCAGCTTTATCCCGCTATGGTAAACTGGATTGATACCGATGAATTTACCAAACTACTTAGGCAAGCGCATCTATCCAATGATTTACGGTTGTATGAACAGGCTGTTGCCCTCTATCGTGGTGATTACCTACTCGAAGATTTATATGAAGACTGGTCGGTAGCACGGCGCGAAGCCTTGCGGCACGAATTAACCGAGATTCTGATGCAAATGGCATCTCATTACTATGCGCAAGGTCAGATTGAAAAATGCCGCGAATGTTTCCACCGAGTGCTTGAGTGCGATTTTTCACATGAAGCAGCACTTCAAAAATTAATGCTGACCTTAATTGAAACGGGGAAACGCGAAGAAGCTTTAGTTTATTACCGCAACTTTGCACAGCGCTTGAAAAATCGCCTGAATATTGAGCCATTACCAGAAACGAAACAGCTATACCAGAAAATAAGCAGCGGACAACTTGCCTCATCTCCGACACAGGTTAAAGCCCCAATCTCTGAAAATGAGAACCATCGTAACAATAACTACATAAATACCGCAACCACCGTCACTAAAAAAGATTTCGCTTTAATTCCGTTCAATGGTAAGGGCGCGGCAGTTCCCAAACCCACGATAGGACGTAATAATGTACTTGAGATTTGGGATCGTCGCCTTGGAGAGGCTATAGCCGGAAACGGAAGTTTAACTCTACTTTGGGGGGAAGCGGGAATAGGTAAAACCCACCTCGCCCAACATATGTCCTTTCTAGCCAACGAAGCCGGTTTTGAACCTCTATACACTATCTGTCATCCCGATCAAACCGATACGCCCTATTATGCCGTTTTCGATATGCTTGAACAGGCTTTATCGCGCCTTGAACCTTCAGTTCTGGAAGAATGTCTGAACAATTGCAGCCCCGAATTATTCCGCTTTTTACCCTCATTATCGCATTTGAGCGAATCCAATGTGGCTGAGCCTAATTCACAGGCAATTTTTGCAGCGATTGCCCATTTACTAGGCTGGTTACAACACAAGCGGAAGATGGTACTAATTATCGAAAACATCCAACATATGCCTTCTGCCTCTCTGCGATTGCTGCGCTCTTTGATGAGCCACCACAACTTGAAATCGCTATTGGTAGTAGTTACTTTGCGCCCAATAGCCAATGAATTGGCACAACCTGAATTGGTGCGGTTACTCGATTGGGCAGGCGAAACACCGGACTCTATCTTCAAATTGGAACGCTTTGAAGCGGGCGAACTTTTGCGGTTGATAACCCTGTATGCGGGGCAGTATGTTTGGAATGAAGTGTTGGATGAAGTTGGGCGATTAAGTCAAGGCAATCCCCGTTTAACACTAGATTTGATAAGCGCGTGGCGTGACGATGGGATTTTACTGGTTGAAGACAGTACGCTGAAATTAAACCAGACGCAAAAGCGCATACTTCCTGATAAGGTTATTTCATACGTAAAGCGTATCGTAAATGTTTTAAGACCAGAGGCACAAATACTTCTTGGGCTTGCCGCACTCATTGGTTATAACTTTAAATTTGAAGTCTTGCGACAGATTATTTTGAATCGCTCAGATGGTGCGGGTTGGTGGATCGGTCTAGATAAAACCAAATTAGGTTCTGCCTTACTTGAACTGACCGGGTGCAAATTAATTGAAGAGCAAGGTATGGAATACAAGTTTGCCTATCCCTTATTGGTAGAAACGATGTTATCTACCTTTTCACAGGGACAAAGCGGTTGCTGGAAAGAAGTTATTGACTGGGCAATCAGCCAGACACAGTCCTAA